A genomic stretch from candidate division WOR-3 bacterium includes:
- a CDS encoding aldehyde ferredoxin oxidoreductase family protein — protein sequence MQESKAIKNPYKVLILDLTKGEVTVEEVPRDAIMKFLGGKGLAYYFLNKILKDPMPDPLSPENPIIFMTGPLTGTGAPLSGRFNAVSRSPLTGLFGSSSCGGPFGISLKTCGYMGLILKGSAEKPVKILIDGSNVKIEPAEDLWGKTTSETMKLLGIKPKDGTLVIGPAGENLVKFACIRSGERFLGRLGFGAILGSKKVKAIVVKHQEVKILPEDVKKLDKYKKLALKKIKENYFTRLYSRFGTNTNILYSKDAKILPVKNFSQLDAPEEVYNNSGPYIEKNFELKPNPCSACTIACGHKMKLDDRWVHVPEYETNALFGPNLMIFDVRKTAEINEICNELGLDTISTAVTIGYLMEAEEKGIVKSGLKFGDAEKVKEFVKDIAYRKGELANLAGEGSKFLSEKFGGKDFAIQVKGLELAAYDPRNSVGHGLSYAVANRGGCHLSAPLFPVEAYFGFMDPHKPKGKAEMVIFMENLFNVINSITICVFTTFAYMLEDPVIKLTPPKLIKILMENLTSITKEFLNVSIYKGLFEGASGIRLTRKEFLEAGERIHLLERYLNVKAGLGPEQDTLPERFLKELKPVPLKEMLMDYYEKRGYDSKGVPDAEKLRRLGIEVH from the coding sequence ATGCAAGAATCAAAAGCCATCAAAAACCCTTACAAGGTTCTCATCCTTGACCTCACAAAGGGCGAGGTCACAGTAGAAGAAGTCCCAAGAGATGCAATTATGAAATTCTTAGGAGGAAAAGGACTTGCTTATTACTTTCTAAATAAAATCCTGAAAGACCCCATGCCCGACCCCCTATCCCCAGAAAACCCCATTATTTTCATGACTGGACCCCTTACAGGCACGGGGGCTCCACTCTCGGGGAGATTCAATGCGGTCTCCCGATCGCCCCTCACGGGACTCTTCGGCTCTTCCAGTTGCGGTGGCCCTTTCGGGATTTCCCTTAAAACCTGTGGTTATATGGGGCTTATTCTAAAAGGCTCTGCTGAGAAGCCAGTAAAGATCCTTATAGACGGTAGCAATGTAAAAATCGAACCAGCCGAAGACCTTTGGGGTAAAACAACATCGGAGACAATGAAGCTCCTTGGGATAAAACCCAAAGATGGTACCCTCGTCATTGGACCTGCTGGAGAAAACTTGGTTAAATTTGCCTGTATAAGAAGTGGCGAGAGATTCCTTGGCAGACTGGGCTTTGGAGCAATCCTCGGTTCTAAGAAAGTTAAAGCCATCGTGGTTAAACACCAGGAGGTAAAAATCCTTCCTGAAGATGTGAAGAAATTGGATAAATACAAAAAGCTCGCACTGAAAAAAATAAAGGAAAACTATTTCACCCGGCTTTATTCTCGATTTGGCACCAATACCAACATTCTGTATAGCAAAGATGCAAAGATTTTACCTGTGAAAAACTTTTCACAACTGGATGCACCTGAAGAGGTCTATAACAACTCTGGGCCTTACATTGAGAAAAATTTCGAGTTAAAGCCAAATCCATGCTCAGCCTGCACCATCGCCTGTGGACATAAGATGAAGCTCGATGACCGATGGGTCCACGTTCCCGAATATGAAACCAATGCTCTCTTTGGGCCAAATCTTATGATCTTCGATGTTAGAAAAACTGCTGAAATTAACGAAATCTGCAATGAACTCGGCTTAGACACCATTTCAACGGCCGTGACCATTGGTTATCTCATGGAGGCAGAGGAAAAGGGCATTGTTAAATCGGGACTAAAATTTGGAGACGCAGAAAAGGTAAAGGAATTTGTAAAGGATATCGCTTACAGGAAAGGCGAACTGGCAAACTTAGCAGGGGAAGGCTCCAAATTTCTCTCAGAAAAATTTGGCGGGAAGGATTTTGCCATTCAGGTTAAAGGACTGGAATTAGCAGCCTATGACCCCAGAAATTCTGTGGGGCACGGTCTATCCTACGCAGTGGCAAACCGAGGTGGATGCCACCTCTCCGCACCGCTATTCCCCGTCGAAGCCTACTTCGGCTTTATGGACCCCCATAAACCAAAGGGGAAGGCAGAAATGGTAATCTTTATGGAGAACCTTTTCAACGTTATTAACTCCATAACCATCTGCGTATTTACAACCTTCGCCTATATGCTGGAAGACCCTGTTATAAAGCTGACACCTCCAAAACTTATCAAAATTCTAATGGAGAATTTGACATCAATTACTAAGGAGTTTCTTAATGTATCCATCTATAAGGGCCTTTTTGAAGGGGCGTCGGGCATCAGGTTGACCAGGAAGGAATTTTTAGAAGCGGGTGAAAGAATTCACCTTCTTGAAAGGTACCTTAATGTGAAGGCGGGCCTGGGCCCTGAACAGGATACCTTACCTGAAAGGTTCTTAAAGGAATTAAAGCCCGTTCCCTTAAAAGAGATGCTTATGGACTACTATGAGAAAAGGGGTTATGACTCAAAGGGTGTGCCTGATGCAGAAAAATTAAGGAGGCTTGGCATTGAAGTACATTAA